One Pantoea trifolii DNA segment encodes these proteins:
- the tssL gene encoding type VI secretion system protein TssL, short form: MNSNNALTERLFFAGWLMVSQLRCGQQIDNGDAIYRRATGWVNDARQALTEAGFSEANRDHMLYAFCVLLDEAVLNRGQQDDGWLRWSRDPLQVRFFNSLNGGEALWERIRELLREPAADETVLTCLYRTLQLGFVGHYREQDDERREDVVRELATRVPPFALAQDAPLVVRPAGMRTGRRFYWMSWVVVAVLLGGLWFVLDGWLAQMVSGIAGMNK, from the coding sequence ATGAACAGCAATAACGCGCTGACCGAGCGCCTTTTCTTTGCCGGCTGGCTAATGGTCAGCCAGCTACGCTGCGGTCAGCAGATTGACAATGGCGATGCGATCTATCGTCGCGCTACCGGCTGGGTGAACGATGCCCGCCAGGCGCTGACGGAGGCGGGTTTTAGCGAAGCCAATCGCGACCACATGCTGTACGCCTTTTGTGTGTTGCTGGACGAAGCGGTGCTGAACCGCGGTCAGCAGGATGACGGCTGGCTGCGCTGGAGCCGTGACCCGCTGCAGGTGCGTTTCTTTAACTCGCTTAACGGTGGCGAGGCGTTGTGGGAACGTATTCGCGAATTGCTGCGCGAACCCGCTGCGGACGAGACGGTGCTGACCTGTCTGTATCGCACGTTACAACTGGGTTTTGTTGGTCATTACCGCGAGCAGGATGATGAACGCCGCGAGGACGTGGTGCGCGAGTTGGCGACGCGTGTGCCACCGTTTGCCCTGGCGCAGGATGCGCCGCTGGTGGTGCGTCCGGCAGGCATGCGCACAGGTCGCCGTTTTTACTGGATGAGCTGGGTGGTCGTCGCCGTGCTGCTTGGCGGCCTGTGGTTCGTCCTCGACGGCTGGCTGGCTCAGATGGTGTCCGGCATTGCGGGGATGAACAAGTGA
- the hcp gene encoding type VI secretion system effector Hcp, with product MAIPVYLWLKDDGGADIKGSVDVQDREGSIEVVAQQHNLYIPTDNNTGKLTGTRIHTPFLFTKEIDSSSPYLYKAVTTGQTLKSAEFKWYRISDAGQEVEYFNTKLENVKVVKVNPVMHDVKDPSKEKHNHLEQIELRYEKITWTYKDGNIIHSDSWNERATA from the coding sequence ATGGCAATTCCGGTTTATCTGTGGCTGAAGGACGACGGCGGTGCGGACATCAAGGGATCGGTGGACGTGCAGGACCGTGAAGGCAGCATCGAAGTGGTGGCACAGCAACATAACCTGTACATCCCGACCGACAACAACACCGGCAAGCTGACCGGCACGCGTATTCACACGCCGTTCCTGTTCACCAAGGAAATCGACTCGTCCAGCCCGTACCTTTACAAGGCGGTCACCACCGGCCAGACGCTGAAGTCTGCCGAGTTCAAGTGGTATCGCATCAGCGACGCCGGCCAGGAAGTGGAGTACTTCAACACCAAACTGGAGAACGTGAAGGTGGTGAAGGTCAATCCGGTGATGCACGACGTTAAGGACCCGTCGAAAGAGAAACACAACCATCTGGAGCAGATCGAGCTGCGCTACGAAAAAATCACCTGGACATATAAAGACGGCAACATCATTCATTCCGATTCCTGGAACGAACGCGCCACAGCCTGA
- a CDS encoding putative T6SS immunity periplasmic lipoprotein: MVKHLQNYFISLLTCLFLIGCTLGEEQVGFKRDANIILVKDMLCISTPQNDSYYLSIISIKNKDGSGLRKTYAGSELLAVNTKRCLSSSQWPMVENTAYTIHYTLLSTSTKLPAFRKVASIMVIDGRVLNLKLYNSDYLPSFISE, translated from the coding sequence ATGGTGAAGCATTTACAAAACTATTTTATTAGCTTACTCACATGCTTATTTCTGATCGGATGTACTTTGGGAGAAGAACAGGTTGGGTTTAAGCGTGATGCAAATATTATTCTGGTTAAGGATATGCTTTGTATTAGCACTCCCCAAAATGATTCGTATTATTTGAGCATCATTTCTATAAAAAACAAGGATGGTTCAGGATTAAGGAAAACGTACGCGGGAAGTGAGTTGTTAGCAGTGAATACTAAGCGTTGTCTTTCATCATCACAGTGGCCTATGGTAGAAAATACTGCATATACCATTCATTACACTTTGCTTTCAACCTCAACGAAACTCCCTGCCTTTAGAAAAGTCGCATCCATAATGGTTATAGATGGGAGGGTTTTAAATTTAAAGTTATATAACTCCGATTATCTTCCCTCTTTTATTTCTGAATGA
- a CDS encoding putative T6SS immunity periplasmic lipoprotein: protein MMKCHLFYKTGFSFTLIMSSVFLTSCLGDKVTFSETANITQRENAACFEVQGASDYTLKSMSIFRRGHEDDRQSLMSNNTNLKDGRFICLCKSVIDRFSDGEYVVRFSLKPIKKHQNSRVFSNAIQINGQQVKNIPLQENEITHYLGNNF, encoded by the coding sequence ATGATGAAATGTCATCTGTTTTATAAAACAGGGTTTTCCTTCACTCTGATAATGAGTTCCGTCTTTCTCACTAGCTGCCTTGGCGATAAGGTGACGTTTTCAGAAACGGCGAATATCACTCAAAGAGAAAATGCAGCATGCTTTGAAGTGCAAGGAGCCAGCGACTACACGCTAAAATCCATGAGTATATTCAGAAGGGGGCATGAAGATGATAGACAATCTTTAATGTCCAATAATACTAACTTAAAGGACGGGCGGTTTATCTGTCTTTGCAAGTCAGTAATTGACAGGTTTAGTGATGGAGAATATGTCGTGAGATTCAGTTTGAAGCCGATTAAAAAGCATCAAAATTCGAGGGTGTTTTCAAATGCCATCCAAATTAATGGGCAGCAGGTTAAAAACATCCCACTGCAGGAAAATGAAATTACGCATTACCTCGGGAATAATTTCTAA
- the yiaA gene encoding inner membrane protein YiaA, producing MKTQNIPVSPAFIAISWIAMLGGTLVYLAGLWRAEMELNEKGYYFAVLILGLFAAVSLQKTVRDRLEGIPTTHLYHMVCLLAFTIAVVLLVAGLWNATLMPSEKGFYGVSFFMALFGAVAVQKNTRDSMHSVSDSADETPHEPQA from the coding sequence ATGAAAACTCAAAATATCCCCGTTTCACCTGCCTTTATCGCGATTTCCTGGATTGCCATGCTTGGCGGCACGCTGGTTTATCTGGCGGGCCTGTGGCGCGCGGAGATGGAGCTGAATGAAAAAGGCTATTACTTCGCGGTGCTGATCCTCGGACTGTTCGCGGCGGTTTCGCTGCAAAAAACCGTACGCGACCGTTTGGAAGGTATTCCGACTACACACCTTTATCACATGGTTTGCCTACTGGCCTTCACTATTGCCGTGGTGTTGCTGGTTGCTGGGCTGTGGAATGCAACGCTGATGCCGAGCGAAAAAGGCTTTTACGGCGTGTCATTTTTCATGGCGTTATTCGGTGCTGTAGCGGTACAGAAAAACACCCGTGACAGCATGCACAGCGTGTCTGACAGCGCTGATGAAACGCCGCACGAACCTCAGGCCTGA
- the tssK gene encoding type VI secretion system baseplate subunit TssK, whose translation MKIYRPLWEDGAFLTPQQFQQQSLWDAHVADTVARMGLAHPWGVVHAEFDDGALALSRLNATRLTVRFPDGTLTDTALSDNLPPACDLSVAAGQEQVEVVLALPLLSANGGNLDDGSDSERPRRWVAGREEVQELAGQERTGIAVQRFALRLRLANQENGAYLTCPVARLVRNAQGQWTRDASFIPPMLSLSASPAVLTALGDLLHRLSARRQRLMALRRESNERMADFAVADVSLFWLLNALNSAEPVLLELFQSPTRHPELLYRELARLAGGLLTFSLEHDAGNIPAYRHDAPEQVFPPLFSLLDSLLEASLPSRVISIDLSREGVLWKGRFHDARLREGADFYLSVRSTLPNHELQSRFPLLCKAGSHDDVSEVVNIALSGMTIRPLPHVPAAIPLRLENQYFALDLSTAAARAMLDSGGCTFYTPESLGELKLELYAVLRS comes from the coding sequence ATGAAAATCTACCGACCGTTATGGGAAGACGGGGCGTTTCTGACGCCGCAGCAGTTTCAGCAGCAGTCGCTGTGGGACGCTCACGTCGCCGACACAGTGGCGCGTATGGGCCTGGCGCATCCGTGGGGCGTGGTCCATGCGGAATTTGACGATGGCGCGCTGGCGCTGTCACGTCTCAACGCCACCCGCCTGACGGTGCGCTTTCCCGACGGAACGCTGACGGACACCGCGCTCTCCGACAACCTGCCACCGGCCTGCGACCTGTCCGTTGCAGCCGGCCAGGAACAGGTTGAAGTGGTGCTGGCTTTGCCGTTGCTGAGCGCTAATGGCGGTAATCTCGACGACGGCAGCGACAGCGAACGTCCGCGCCGCTGGGTGGCCGGTCGTGAAGAGGTGCAGGAGCTGGCGGGGCAGGAGCGCACCGGCATTGCCGTGCAGCGTTTTGCTCTGCGTCTGCGTCTTGCGAATCAGGAAAACGGCGCGTATCTCACCTGTCCGGTGGCGCGCCTTGTGCGTAACGCGCAGGGACAGTGGACACGCGATGCGTCATTTATTCCACCAATGTTGTCGCTGTCGGCCAGTCCGGCGGTGCTGACAGCGCTGGGTGACCTGCTACATCGTCTGAGTGCCCGCCGTCAGCGACTGATGGCGCTGCGGCGCGAGAGCAACGAGCGCATGGCCGATTTTGCTGTCGCCGACGTCTCGCTGTTCTGGCTGCTCAACGCATTGAACAGCGCCGAGCCGGTGCTGCTGGAGTTGTTCCAGTCACCAACCCGTCATCCGGAACTGCTGTACCGCGAGCTGGCGCGCCTGGCTGGCGGCCTGCTGACTTTCTCTCTCGAACACGATGCCGGAAATATCCCGGCTTATCGGCACGACGCGCCGGAGCAGGTGTTTCCGCCGCTGTTTTCGCTGCTGGATTCTTTGCTGGAAGCCAGCCTGCCATCGCGCGTCATCTCCATCGACCTAAGCCGTGAAGGCGTGCTGTGGAAGGGGCGATTCCACGACGCGCGGCTGCGCGAAGGGGCAGATTTTTATCTGTCGGTGCGCTCCACGCTGCCAAACCACGAGCTGCAGAGCCGCTTCCCGCTGCTGTGTAAAGCAGGCAGCCATGACGACGTGTCGGAGGTGGTCAACATCGCGCTCAGCGGCATGACCATCCGCCCGCTGCCGCATGTGCCTGCCGCCATCCCGCTGCGTCTGGAAAATCAGTACTTTGCGCTAGACCTGTCAACAGCGGCAGCGCGCGCCATGCTCGATTCCGGTGGCTGCACCTTCTACACCCCGGAATCGCTGGGCGAATTGAAACTTGAACTCTATGCGGTACTGCGCTCATGA
- a CDS encoding type IV secretion protein Rhs, which yields MTDKARKAAIKEGSLRLMTAGEIQLAKKVFGEKISYGKVWIHHDSYLPFGLQHERVAMTPNGEIYYRTALYRADFSDLLQSDIADMHVFIHELSHVWQRERGMCVICRGVVSFMADYTYDLDGRLLSEYPMEQQAQIIADNYILSEWGFDRWNQFRMYNYVKLIKAMSETEASAAHKVALRGFPW from the coding sequence ATGACAGATAAAGCTAGAAAAGCGGCTATTAAAGAGGGGAGCCTGCGCTTGATGACCGCAGGTGAAATACAACTTGCCAAAAAGGTGTTTGGCGAGAAGATCTCTTACGGCAAGGTCTGGATCCATCATGACAGTTATTTGCCTTTTGGCCTACAGCATGAGCGCGTCGCCATGACACCAAATGGTGAAATATATTACAGAACCGCGCTATACAGGGCTGATTTCTCTGACCTATTACAGAGTGATATCGCTGACATGCATGTATTTATTCATGAACTCAGTCATGTCTGGCAACGTGAAAGAGGCATGTGTGTCATCTGCCGGGGAGTGGTCAGTTTTATGGCTGATTACACCTATGACCTTGATGGTCGGTTATTGAGTGAATACCCGATGGAACAGCAAGCTCAGATTATTGCTGATAACTACATTCTCTCCGAATGGGGATTTGACCGCTGGAATCAATTTAGAATGTATAATTACGTTAAATTAATCAAGGCTATGAGTGAGACTGAAGCCAGTGCAGCACATAAAGTAGCTCTTAGAGGGTTTCCATGGTGA
- the tssC gene encoding type VI secretion system contractile sheath large subunit encodes MLMSVHNESRTAGETTVLDRPAAGGVYASLFEKINLNPVSELSDLNVWQDNQAMSDATADERVTAAMQVFLTRLKISGAKVEKLDKNLLDHHIAELDRQISRQLDAVMHHDEFQKVESAWRGLKSLVDKTDFRQNVKIEVLDVSKDDLRQDFEDSPEIIQSGLYLQTYVAEYDTPGGEPIGAVISAYEFDASAQDVALLRNLSKVAASAHMPFIGSVGPQFFLKDSMEEVAAIKDIGNYFDRAEYIKWKSFRDTDDSRYIGLTMPRVLGRLPYGPDTVPVRSFNYIEEVKGPDHDKYLWTNASFAFAANMVQSFISNGWCVQIRGPQAGGAVQDLPIHLYDLGTGNQVKIPSEVMIPETREFEFANLGFIPLSYYKNRDYACFFSANSTQKPALYDTADATANSRINARLPYIFLLSRIAHYLKLIQRENIGTTKDRRLLELELNTWVRTLVTEMTDPGDELQSSHPLRDAKVLVEDIEDNPGFFRVKLFAIPHFQVEGMDVNLSLVSQMPKAKA; translated from the coding sequence ATGCTGATGTCAGTTCATAATGAAAGCCGTACCGCCGGTGAAACCACCGTGCTGGATCGCCCCGCTGCGGGCGGCGTCTACGCGTCGCTGTTTGAAAAAATCAACCTCAACCCGGTGTCAGAGCTGAGTGATCTCAACGTCTGGCAGGACAATCAGGCGATGTCTGATGCCACCGCCGACGAGCGCGTCACCGCTGCGATGCAGGTATTCCTGACGCGTCTGAAAATCAGCGGCGCGAAAGTGGAAAAGCTGGATAAAAACCTGCTGGATCATCACATCGCCGAGCTGGATCGCCAGATCAGCCGCCAGCTGGATGCTGTAATGCATCACGACGAGTTCCAAAAAGTGGAATCCGCATGGCGCGGCCTGAAGTCGCTGGTGGATAAAACCGACTTCCGCCAGAACGTGAAAATCGAAGTGCTCGACGTGTCGAAAGACGACCTGCGTCAGGACTTTGAAGACTCGCCGGAAATCATTCAGAGCGGCCTCTATCTGCAAACCTATGTTGCCGAATACGACACGCCGGGCGGCGAGCCGATTGGCGCGGTGATTTCAGCTTACGAATTTGATGCCTCGGCGCAGGACGTGGCGCTGCTGCGCAACCTGTCGAAAGTGGCTGCTTCTGCACACATGCCGTTTATCGGTTCGGTCGGCCCACAGTTTTTCCTCAAGGACTCAATGGAAGAAGTGGCGGCGATTAAAGACATCGGCAACTACTTTGACCGCGCCGAATACATCAAGTGGAAGTCATTCCGTGACACCGATGACTCACGCTACATCGGCCTGACCATGCCGCGTGTGCTCGGTCGTTTGCCGTATGGCCCGGATACCGTGCCGGTGCGCAGCTTCAACTACATCGAAGAGGTGAAAGGCCCGGACCATGATAAATACCTGTGGACCAACGCCTCGTTCGCCTTCGCTGCCAATATGGTGCAGAGCTTTATCAGCAACGGCTGGTGTGTGCAAATCCGCGGCCCGCAGGCCGGTGGTGCGGTGCAGGATCTGCCGATCCACCTGTACGATTTGGGCACCGGCAATCAGGTGAAAATCCCGTCTGAAGTGATGATCCCGGAAACCCGCGAGTTTGAGTTCGCTAACCTCGGCTTCATCCCGCTTTCGTACTACAAGAACCGCGATTACGCCTGCTTCTTCTCGGCTAACTCAACGCAGAAACCGGCGCTGTACGACACCGCAGATGCGACGGCCAACAGCCGCATCAACGCGCGCCTGCCGTACATCTTCCTGCTGTCGCGCATCGCGCACTACCTGAAGCTGATTCAGCGTGAAAACATCGGCACCACCAAAGATCGTCGCCTGCTGGAGCTGGAGCTCAACACCTGGGTGCGCACGCTGGTAACCGAGATGACCGATCCAGGCGACGAGCTGCAATCCTCGCACCCGCTGCGCGATGCGAAAGTGCTGGTGGAAGATATCGAGGACAACCCGGGCTTCTTCCGCGTCAAGCTGTTCGCCATCCCGCACTTCCAGGTGGAAGGCATGGACGTGAACCTGTCGCTGGTATCTCAGATGCCGAAGGCCAAGGCTTAA
- a CDS encoding putative T6SS immunity periplasmic lipoprotein: MIARGFYNRNIVISTLIISSVFLSGCPGSGDRGWCDETTKAVHKGNDVCFPIKNAEGYIPTYLSVNLRYTPRTEQKNRIVRDVEISNGMLCLSPDEFSPVEGKEYIVKFILKNGGGFDSIRSFVVAVKVVNGNVGSFQLHNIEMARSYQ; encoded by the coding sequence ATGATTGCTCGTGGTTTTTATAATAGAAATATAGTCATTTCTACTTTGATCATAAGTTCTGTATTTCTTAGCGGATGTCCGGGCTCGGGGGACAGAGGATGGTGCGATGAAACAACGAAAGCAGTACATAAAGGAAATGATGTTTGCTTTCCCATAAAAAATGCAGAAGGATATATCCCAACTTATCTGTCAGTTAATCTGAGATATACTCCGCGAACAGAGCAAAAAAACAGGATTGTCAGGGACGTTGAAATCTCAAATGGCATGCTATGTCTTTCCCCGGATGAGTTTTCGCCTGTTGAAGGAAAAGAATATATAGTTAAATTTATTCTTAAAAACGGCGGGGGTTTTGATTCGATTAGAAGCTTTGTCGTTGCTGTTAAAGTGGTTAATGGAAACGTGGGTAGCTTTCAGTTACATAATATTGAAATGGCGCGAAGCTATCAATAA
- the tssH gene encoding type VI secretion system ATPase TssH: protein MDSQSAALLRRLNPFCAQALEAAASLCQTRAHAEIQPEHWLLKLLEQGECDITVIARRYEWDMDAIWQDLLAFLDRQPRAVRVRPQLSSSLEALLKQAWLMASASDNSPQIRSIHLLMALSEQPKLAQCEGLWPLLSLRMSQLGRLQPMLEAQSDERAEAEPPEMPISTIEKAPAGEAKAASTEALTRFTRDVTSDARSGKIDPVFGRDNEIRQMVDILSRRRKNNPILVGEPGVGKTALVEGLALRIAEGNVPDSLKPVSVRTLDLGMLQAGAGVKGEFEQRLKNIITEVQNAPHPVLLFIDEAHTIIGAGNVAGGADAANLLKPALARGELRTIAATTWSEYKQYFEKDAALERRFQMVKVDEPDDDTACLMLRGLKSRYAEHHGVHITDAAVRAAVTLSRRYLTGRQLPDKAVDLLDTAAARVRMSQDTTPEAITRLRAKLDALNIEQRAILDDEALGGAISQERLAEIAGLIAVTDEELEALEQRYGIVQSLMQQMLEDRKDASQRSAIAQLQTDLDALQPGEPLLTADVDARIVAGVIADWTGVPLSSLMKDEQAELLTLENQLATRVVGQDAALNAIAQRLRASKTGLTSENGPQGVFLLVGTSGTGKTETALALADLLYGGDKSRITINLSEYQEAHTVSQLKGSPPGYIGYGQGGILTEAVRKRPYSVVLLDEMEKAHRDVINLFYQVFDRGFMRDGEGREIDFRNTVILMTSNLGSDALMQLLDETTDASESELQECLRPILRDHFQPALMARFQTVIYRPLARDAMRIIVEMKLSQVSKRLQRHYGIRTSIGEGLHEMLTNACLLPDTGARNVDSLLNQQILPVLSQMILQHRASGTLGNSLTLDTNEEGEVSFIF from the coding sequence ATGGACAGTCAGTCAGCCGCTTTACTGCGTCGCCTCAACCCGTTCTGCGCGCAGGCGCTGGAAGCCGCCGCGTCGCTGTGCCAGACCCGTGCCCACGCTGAAATCCAGCCGGAACACTGGCTGCTCAAGCTACTGGAGCAGGGCGAGTGCGATATCACCGTAATTGCGCGCCGCTACGAGTGGGATATGGATGCTATCTGGCAGGATTTGCTGGCGTTTCTCGACCGCCAGCCGCGCGCAGTGCGAGTACGTCCGCAGCTTTCCTCTTCATTAGAAGCGCTGTTAAAACAGGCGTGGCTGATGGCGTCAGCATCTGATAATTCCCCGCAAATTCGCAGTATCCACCTGCTTATGGCGCTGTCTGAGCAGCCAAAACTTGCGCAGTGCGAAGGTCTGTGGCCGCTGCTGAGTTTGCGCATGAGCCAGTTGGGGCGTTTACAGCCGATGCTCGAAGCACAGTCCGACGAGCGTGCGGAAGCGGAGCCGCCGGAGATGCCGATCAGCACTATCGAGAAAGCTCCCGCAGGCGAAGCCAAAGCTGCATCAACCGAAGCTCTAACTCGTTTCACCCGCGACGTCACCAGTGACGCGCGTAGCGGAAAAATCGACCCGGTGTTTGGCCGCGACAACGAAATCCGCCAGATGGTCGATATCCTGTCGCGCCGCCGCAAGAACAACCCGATTCTGGTCGGCGAGCCGGGCGTCGGCAAAACCGCGCTGGTCGAAGGGCTGGCGCTGCGTATCGCCGAAGGCAACGTGCCGGACAGCCTCAAGCCGGTGAGCGTGCGCACGCTCGACCTCGGTATGCTGCAGGCGGGCGCGGGCGTGAAGGGCGAGTTCGAGCAGCGCCTGAAGAACATCATCACCGAGGTGCAGAACGCGCCGCATCCGGTGCTGCTGTTTATCGACGAGGCGCACACTATCATCGGCGCGGGCAACGTAGCGGGCGGCGCGGATGCGGCCAACCTGCTGAAGCCGGCGCTGGCGCGCGGCGAACTGCGCACCATCGCGGCGACCACGTGGAGCGAATACAAACAGTATTTTGAGAAAGACGCCGCGCTGGAGCGCCGCTTCCAGATGGTGAAGGTCGACGAGCCGGACGACGACACCGCGTGCCTGATGCTGCGCGGCCTGAAATCACGCTACGCGGAGCATCACGGCGTGCACATCACCGACGCGGCGGTGCGCGCCGCCGTCACGCTGTCGCGCCGCTACCTTACCGGCCGCCAGTTGCCGGACAAGGCGGTTGACCTGCTCGACACCGCCGCCGCGCGCGTGCGCATGAGCCAGGACACCACGCCGGAAGCGATTACCCGTTTAAGAGCGAAGCTGGACGCGTTGAACATTGAGCAGCGCGCCATCCTTGATGATGAGGCGCTAGGTGGCGCTATCTCGCAGGAACGACTGGCCGAAATCGCCGGCCTGATTGCGGTAACCGATGAAGAGCTGGAGGCGCTGGAGCAGCGCTACGGCATCGTGCAGTCGCTGATGCAACAGATGCTGGAAGATCGCAAAGATGCCAGCCAGCGCAGCGCCATCGCACAGCTCCAGACTGACCTCGACGCGCTGCAGCCCGGCGAGCCTCTGCTCACCGCCGACGTGGACGCGCGCATCGTGGCGGGCGTGATTGCCGACTGGACCGGCGTGCCGCTGTCGTCGCTGATGAAGGACGAGCAGGCCGAACTTCTGACGCTGGAAAACCAGCTCGCCACCCGCGTGGTCGGGCAGGACGCGGCGCTTAACGCCATCGCCCAGCGCCTGCGCGCCTCGAAAACCGGACTCACCTCAGAAAACGGCCCGCAGGGTGTGTTCCTGCTGGTCGGCACCAGCGGCACCGGCAAAACCGAAACCGCGCTGGCGCTGGCGGATTTGCTGTACGGCGGCGATAAGTCGCGGATTACCATCAACCTCAGCGAATATCAGGAAGCGCACACCGTTTCCCAGCTCAAAGGCTCGCCGCCGGGCTACATCGGCTACGGCCAGGGCGGCATCCTCACCGAAGCGGTGCGCAAGCGCCCGTACAGCGTGGTGCTGCTCGACGAGATGGAAAAGGCGCACCGCGACGTGATTAACCTGTTTTATCAGGTGTTTGACCGTGGATTTATGCGCGACGGCGAAGGGCGCGAAATCGACTTCCGTAACACCGTGATCCTGATGACCTCGAATCTCGGCAGCGACGCGCTGATGCAGCTGCTGGACGAAACCACGGACGCGAGCGAATCCGAACTGCAGGAGTGCCTGCGCCCGATCCTGCGCGACCACTTCCAGCCCGCGCTGATGGCGCGCTTCCAGACGGTGATTTACCGCCCGCTGGCGCGCGACGCGATGCGCATCATCGTGGAAATGAAGCTCAGCCAGGTCAGCAAACGTCTGCAGCGTCATTACGGCATCCGCACCAGCATTGGCGAAGGTCTGCACGAGATGCTCACCAATGCCTGCCTGCTGCCGGACACCGGCGCGCGCAACGTCGACAGCCTGCTCAATCAGCAGATTCTGCCGGTGCTGAGCCAGATGATTTTGCAGCACCGCGCCAGCGGCACCTTAGGCAACAGCCTGACTCTGGATACCAATGAAGAGGGTGAAGTGAGCTTTATCTTCTGA
- a CDS encoding OmpA family protein codes for MLWRQARQRYVEIAVADDRLPPEDFRGAVVLVCGDSASLFSGNQPRETVQGWYLPVDAPEQLTAMADYITTQRPALLPQVSLLLTVVPEQHTSAEDFTSHFHGWQRALLQCRRVLKCAPPLWTACWVSHPNHEAEWFSITPGQGALQACIAGNDTMPLTEWFREQPSRLVQMQWLDSLLMWQEKHLTPLTQMKPCRAGICLTPVTALADNLWEQHLTGLTTLPYAPAGTDVALPLPDALLAGLPRRQGVSRCLRLARAAGMIVAVFLALALLASFLNNQRLIRTIGDHLTLWAHLSGEPAEPKVHARAQLIADRTLLDGWQRGGEPLRLGLGLYQGMRLFAPVDAAINSWAPPPPPPPVIQQIVEGPKTVRLDSLSLFDSGKSDLKTGSTKVLVNALVGIKAKPGWLIVVAGYTDDSGNPALNQRLSLKRAESVRDWMRDTGDVDESCFAVQGFGQSRPIMSNDTPEGRAANRRVEISLVPQADACKAPDAIPPSSQDGDGNHEEKE; via the coding sequence ATGCTATGGCGGCAGGCACGCCAGCGTTATGTGGAAATCGCTGTGGCCGATGATCGTCTGCCGCCTGAAGATTTTCGCGGTGCGGTAGTGCTGGTGTGTGGCGACAGTGCATCGCTGTTCTCCGGCAATCAGCCGCGTGAAACCGTGCAGGGCTGGTATCTGCCGGTTGATGCGCCAGAACAGTTGACTGCGATGGCCGACTACATCACCACTCAGCGTCCGGCTCTGCTGCCACAGGTCTCGCTGTTGCTGACAGTGGTGCCGGAGCAGCACACGTCTGCTGAAGACTTTACTTCCCACTTTCACGGCTGGCAGCGTGCGCTGCTGCAGTGCCGTCGCGTGCTGAAGTGCGCGCCACCGCTGTGGACTGCATGCTGGGTATCACACCCGAACCACGAAGCAGAATGGTTCAGCATCACGCCGGGCCAGGGGGCGCTGCAGGCGTGCATCGCCGGCAACGATACGATGCCGCTGACTGAATGGTTCCGGGAGCAGCCGTCGCGCCTGGTGCAAATGCAGTGGCTGGACAGTCTGCTGATGTGGCAGGAAAAGCACCTTACGCCACTGACGCAGATGAAGCCATGCCGCGCCGGGATTTGCCTGACGCCGGTAACGGCGCTGGCGGACAACCTGTGGGAGCAGCATCTTACTGGGCTGACCACGCTGCCTTATGCACCCGCAGGCACCGATGTCGCGCTGCCATTGCCGGATGCGCTGCTGGCTGGCTTGCCGCGCAGGCAGGGCGTCAGCCGATGCCTGCGGCTGGCGCGCGCGGCGGGCATGATTGTGGCGGTGTTTCTGGCGCTGGCGCTGCTGGCGTCGTTCCTCAACAACCAGCGGCTGATCCGCACTATTGGTGACCACCTGACGCTGTGGGCACACCTGTCTGGTGAACCGGCAGAGCCGAAGGTTCACGCGCGCGCGCAGTTAATCGCCGATCGCACACTGCTTGATGGCTGGCAGCGCGGCGGTGAACCGCTTCGCCTTGGCCTGGGACTGTATCAGGGCATGCGCCTGTTCGCGCCGGTCGACGCCGCCATCAACAGCTGGGCGCCTCCGCCGCCTCCGCCGCCGGTTATCCAGCAGATTGTTGAAGGGCCGAAGACCGTGCGCCTCGACAGCCTGTCGCTTTTTGACTCCGGTAAATCTGACCTGAAAACCGGCTCCACCAAAGTGCTGGTCAACGCGCTGGTCGGCATCAAGGCGAAGCCGGGCTGGCTGATTGTGGTTGCGGGTTATACCGACGATAGCGGCAATCCGGCGCTGAACCAGCGCCTCTCGCTGAAGCGCGCCGAATCCGTGCGCGACTGGATGCGCGACACCGGCGACGTAGACGAAAGCTGCTTCGCGGTGCAGGGCTTCGGTCAGAGCCGCCCGATTATGAGCAACGACACGCCGGAAGGCCGCGCGGCCAACCGGCGGGTAGAAATCAGTTTGGTGCCGCAGGCCGATGCCTGCAAGGCGCCGGACGCAATCCCTCCGTCATCACAGGATGGTGACGGCAATCATGAAGAAAAGGAGTAA